The Acidimicrobiales bacterium genome has a segment encoding these proteins:
- a CDS encoding nuclear transport factor 2 family protein encodes MAGDEGADRAELIELVGRHAQLTDDGDWETRVGLYTEDGEFTSLDGVPRRGRDALREAFSATAGRMAGKHITSNTVLVLEGDRASGLTDYAFFMVTKDAIVPASVGRYHDEFVKGSDGWRFRSRRIEALTAPA; translated from the coding sequence GTGGCCGGAGACGAGGGTGCGGACCGGGCGGAGCTGATCGAGCTGGTGGGCCGCCATGCCCAGCTCACCGACGACGGTGACTGGGAGACGCGGGTCGGCCTGTACACCGAGGACGGGGAGTTCACCTCGTTGGACGGAGTCCCCCGCCGGGGCCGGGACGCTCTGCGGGAGGCCTTCTCCGCCACGGCGGGCCGGATGGCCGGCAAGCACATCACCTCGAACACGGTCCTGGTGCTCGAGGGGGACCGGGCCTCGGGCCTGACCGACTACGCCTTCTTCATGGTGACCAAGGACGCCATCGTGCCGGCCAGCGTCGGCCGCTACCACGACGAGTTCGTGAAGGGGTCGGACGGCTGGCGCTTCCGCTCCCGGCGCATCGAGGCGCTGACGGCGCCGGCCTGA
- a CDS encoding amidohydrolase family protein has product MSAAAEYDLNWITSVDDHIIEPPGVWQDRVPSRYKDVAPRVIIDDSGAEVWAYEDIRQATGGLGASAGRRPEDITPVGFPYSEMRPGCYDPKARLQDMNDSGILASLNFPSFPRFCGQTFWEAKDKDLALICVQAYNDWMIDEWCATDPRRYIPLAIIPLWDPQLAAKELERVYAKGCRSFCFSENFEPLGLPTIHTGHWDPVLRTANELGMVLSIHIGSSSTFHRISNDSPFMANFSLGMIRPAGCLMDWIFSGLFNVYPNIKIALSEGSIGWIPWVLERAHQVWTTQRYWVAKGQALGNVGPVQHYDTQIDTDKIDVYADYREHFYGCFIDDATGLSMLPVVGEDNVMIEVDYPHSDTTWPHSLKLAHERLNAAGLTPEQQFKILRGNAERLYQFDAAEPPDVVRP; this is encoded by the coding sequence ATGAGCGCTGCAGCCGAGTACGACCTCAACTGGATCACATCGGTCGATGACCACATCATCGAGCCCCCCGGCGTGTGGCAGGACCGGGTGCCGAGCAGGTACAAGGACGTCGCGCCCCGGGTCATCATCGATGACAGCGGCGCCGAGGTCTGGGCCTACGAGGACATCCGCCAGGCCACCGGGGGCCTCGGAGCCAGCGCCGGACGCCGCCCCGAGGACATCACGCCCGTGGGCTTCCCGTACAGCGAGATGCGCCCGGGCTGCTACGACCCGAAGGCCCGGCTCCAGGACATGAACGACTCCGGGATCCTGGCGTCGCTCAACTTCCCGTCCTTCCCCCGCTTCTGCGGCCAGACCTTCTGGGAGGCCAAGGACAAGGACCTGGCCCTGATCTGCGTCCAGGCCTACAACGACTGGATGATCGACGAGTGGTGTGCGACCGATCCGCGCCGCTACATCCCCCTGGCCATCATCCCCCTCTGGGACCCCCAGCTGGCCGCCAAGGAGCTGGAGCGGGTCTACGCCAAGGGGTGCCGGTCGTTCTGCTTCTCGGAGAACTTCGAGCCTCTCGGCCTGCCGACCATCCACACGGGTCACTGGGACCCGGTGCTGCGGACCGCCAACGAGTTGGGCATGGTGCTGTCGATCCACATCGGATCGTCGTCCACCTTCCACCGCATCTCCAACGACTCACCTTTCATGGCCAACTTCTCGTTGGGGATGATCCGGCCGGCGGGTTGCCTGATGGACTGGATCTTCAGCGGGTTGTTCAACGTCTACCCGAACATCAAGATCGCCCTCTCCGAAGGCTCGATCGGTTGGATCCCGTGGGTCCTCGAGCGGGCCCATCAGGTCTGGACGACCCAGCGCTACTGGGTCGCCAAGGGTCAGGCCCTGGGCAACGTGGGCCCCGTGCAGCACTACGACACCCAGATCGACACGGACAAGATCGACGTGTACGCCGACTACCGGGAGCACTTCTACGGCTGCTTCATCGACGACGCCACCGGGCTGTCGATGCTCCCCGTCGTGGGGGAGGACAACGTGATGATCGAGGTCGACTACCCCCACTCCGACACCACGTGGCCCCATTCGCTCAAGCTGGCCCACGAGCGCCTGAACGCCGCCGGGCTCACCCCCGAGCAGCAGTTCAAGATCCTCCGGGGCAACGCCGAGCGGCTCTACCAGTTCGACGCCGCCGAGCCGCCCGACGTCGTCCGCCCCTGA
- a CDS encoding NAD(P)-dependent oxidoreductase: MTGPAGHLALPIVRALAPANEVWGLARFSRPEDISLLEGLGVRCLRRDIAADALDDLPRDLDYVFHAGAMVAMGSEEDMAYTFAVNVQGTGRLLERCRGVKGFVFCSTGGVYAKQSRPVREDDDYGAPIPAYSLSKIAAEQLVRFLAPRLEIPTIILRIGAVYGPDASGPLVRIRRMLRGKEVWVNPEEPRAGSVMWVDDAVRLALVALEKGQIPPITVNFAGDDPVSIEDYCRFAGHLLGVEPTFRYTDETYPANQMDTTLMHEVLGRCETGWQEGFRRLLAACFPDGRPDRV, translated from the coding sequence GTGACCGGCCCGGCCGGCCACCTGGCGCTGCCGATCGTGCGGGCGCTGGCCCCGGCCAACGAGGTCTGGGGCCTGGCCCGGTTCAGCCGGCCCGAGGACATCTCCCTGCTGGAGGGACTCGGCGTGCGCTGCCTGCGCAGGGACATCGCCGCCGACGCCCTCGACGACCTGCCCCGGGATCTCGACTACGTCTTCCACGCCGGCGCCATGGTGGCGATGGGCTCCGAGGAGGACATGGCCTACACCTTCGCGGTGAACGTCCAGGGCACGGGGCGGCTGCTGGAGCGGTGCCGCGGCGTCAAGGGCTTCGTGTTCTGCTCGACCGGCGGGGTCTACGCCAAGCAGAGCCGCCCGGTGCGGGAGGACGACGACTACGGCGCCCCGATCCCGGCCTACAGCCTGTCGAAGATCGCCGCCGAGCAGCTGGTGCGCTTCCTGGCCCCGCGACTGGAGATCCCCACCATCATCCTGCGGATCGGGGCGGTGTACGGGCCCGATGCGTCCGGTCCCCTGGTGCGGATCCGGCGCATGCTGCGGGGCAAGGAGGTCTGGGTCAACCCCGAGGAGCCGCGGGCGGGCTCGGTCATGTGGGTGGACGACGCCGTGCGCCTGGCCCTGGTGGCCCTCGAAAAGGGGCAGATCCCCCCGATCACCGTGAACTTCGCCGGGGACGATCCGGTCTCGATCGAGGACTACTGCCGCTTCGCCGGTCACCTGCTCGGGGTGGAGCCGACATTCCGCTACACCGACGAGACCTACCCGGCCAACCAGATGGACACGACGCTCATGCACGAGGTGCTCGGCCGCTGCGAGACCGGGTGGCAGGAAGGCTTCCGGCGGCTGCTGGCCGCCTGCTTCCCGGACGG